In Allocoprobacillus halotolerans, a genomic segment contains:
- a CDS encoding SGNH/GDSL hydrolase family protein produces the protein MNKQNMKNILKIVVFLSLVITLLHLSSQIFVPKQNSKEAGIKYENARGFYGEKKNSLDIIAIGNSDLYNGMNPLQLWHEQGIPSYVCAEPSQKIVEAYSLLKQAYQNQKPKLIILEVDELFTKSDIDDLDTSISEMLKETFPIFDYHSRWKTIQEDDFIKAKEYNQKILTKGYKYYNNILSYKGGKSYLKNKKKSSLTYTTQYYLDQFIKYAKNNGSQVLLMCCPTANTWTFDKHKKIQKIADQYQLQFLDFNMLLDEIDFDWTNDTRDGGNHLNDFGAQKVTHYLGEYLKNQYSLKDYRTHQDYQQWNQDYLDYHQKLKFYKGNNGFIGK, from the coding sequence ATGAATAAACAAAATATGAAGAATATTTTAAAAATAGTTGTTTTTTTAAGTCTTGTAATCACTTTATTACATCTTTCCTCACAAATTTTTGTACCTAAACAAAATAGTAAAGAAGCAGGTATCAAATATGAAAATGCGAGAGGATTCTATGGTGAGAAAAAGAATTCTTTAGATATTATTGCGATTGGTAATAGTGATTTATATAATGGTATGAATCCTTTACAATTATGGCATGAACAAGGGATTCCTTCTTATGTCTGTGCCGAACCAAGTCAAAAAATTGTAGAAGCTTATTCTTTATTGAAACAAGCTTATCAAAATCAAAAACCAAAATTAATTATTTTAGAAGTTGATGAATTATTTACAAAGAGTGATATAGATGATTTAGATACAAGTATATCTGAAATGCTTAAAGAAACATTTCCAATTTTTGATTATCATAGTCGATGGAAAACTATTCAAGAAGATGATTTTATAAAAGCAAAAGAATATAATCAAAAGATATTAACCAAAGGATATAAATATTATAATAATATTCTATCTTATAAAGGTGGTAAATCTTATCTAAAAAATAAAAAGAAAAGTTCTTTAACTTATACAACACAATATTACCTTGATCAATTTATAAAATATGCTAAAAACAATGGTTCACAGGTCTTATTGATGTGTTGTCCAACAGCTAATACTTGGACTTTTGATAAACATAAAAAGATACAAAAAATAGCTGATCAATATCAATTACAGTTCTTGGATTTTAATATGTTATTGGATGAAATTGATTTTGATTGGACAAATGATACTAGAGATGGTGGGAATCATTTAAATGATTTTGGAGCACAGAAAGTCACTCATTATTTAGGTGAGTATTTAAAAAATCAATATTCTTTGAAAGATTATCGTACACATCAAGATTATCAGCAATGGAATCAAGATTATTTAGATTATCATCAAAAGTTAAAATTTTATAAAGGTAATAACGGATTTATTGGGAAATAG
- a CDS encoding nucleoside deaminase yields MSDEEYMQVAYNQACLARDIDEVPIGAIIVKDGEIIALGYNQKESCHDVTAHAEMIAIRKACEKHGTWHLDDCVLYSTLEPCIMCSGAIIQSRIAKVVFGAKGQRWHGLSNFLESHEFNHHPVVIAGVLEQECSSLLSQYFKTKRHF; encoded by the coding sequence ATGAGTGATGAAGAATATATGCAAGTAGCTTACAATCAAGCTTGTTTGGCTAGAGATATTGATGAAGTGCCCATTGGAGCAATTATTGTTAAAGATGGTGAAATCATAGCATTAGGATATAATCAAAAAGAATCATGTCATGATGTAACAGCCCACGCTGAAATGATAGCTATTAGAAAAGCTTGTGAGAAACATGGGACGTGGCATTTAGATGATTGTGTCCTTTATTCAACTTTAGAGCCTTGTATTATGTGTAGTGGTGCCATTATTCAAAGTCGTATTGCAAAAGTTGTTTTTGGAGCAAAAGGTCAACGTTGGCATGGTTTGTCAAACTTTCTAGAAAGTCATGAGTTTAATCATCATCCGGTTGTGATAGCGGGTGTATTAGAACAGGAATGTTCTTCATTACTCTCTCAATATTTTAAAACAAAAAGACATTTTTAA
- a CDS encoding Bax inhibitor-1 family protein: protein MDQRMLTEQMNYENFLAKVIKWVCIGVAITAITSFIVILSGIIRIIASFYLPILFISVIVELLFVWRIAKKLEDSGNEVSYSSAKKYFILYSMMNGVVFSFVLSSVSIYVTALAFALTCAYFGLLYTITKYTSSNFSFVAKVCVSFLPILIIGYIILMFIHAPVLYYIIVLIDLGVFTGLTLYDLKNISTMYQQSLEEQREGLALICALELYLDFVNIFLDILMLISDNN, encoded by the coding sequence ATGGATCAAAGAATGTTAACAGAACAAATGAATTATGAAAACTTTTTAGCAAAAGTGATAAAATGGGTTTGTATTGGTGTCGCTATAACAGCAATCACATCATTTATTGTTATTTTATCAGGTATTATTCGTATTATTGCCTCATTTTATCTTCCTATCTTATTTATATCTGTTATTGTTGAATTATTATTTGTTTGGCGTATTGCTAAAAAATTAGAAGATAGTGGCAATGAAGTTTCTTATTCTTCAGCAAAAAAATATTTTATCTTATATTCAATGATGAATGGTGTTGTCTTTTCATTTGTTTTATCGAGTGTATCAATTTATGTAACTGCATTAGCATTTGCATTAACTTGTGCTTATTTTGGATTATTATATACCATTACTAAATATACAAGTTCTAATTTCTCATTTGTAGCGAAAGTATGTGTATCATTTTTACCAATCTTAATTATTGGATATATCATTTTAATGTTTATTCATGCACCTGTTCTCTATTATATTATTGTTCTTATTGATTTAGGTGTTTTTACTGGATTAACACTTTATGATCTTAAAAACATTTCAACGATGTATCAACAATCATTAGAAGAACAAAGGGAAGGTTTAGCATTAATTTGTGCTTTAGAGCTTTATCTTGATTTTGTGAATATCTTCCTTGATATTTTAATGTTAATCAGTGATAATAATTAG
- the dnaX gene encoding DNA polymerase III subunit gamma/tau: MAYKTLYRVYRPQRFEDVAGQEHIITTLKHAVYENKIAHAYLFCGPRGTGKTTIAKLLAKAVNCTGSPKPCDQCENCQQITLGTHPDVIEIDAASNNGVDEVRNLIEKVKYAPTQGKYKVYIIDEFHMMSPGASNALLKTLEEPPTHVIFIFATTEPHKILPTIISRCQRFDFTKLSVHDIVSRMEDIIKEEHYQCDREALELIAKLADGGMRDALSILEQCLAFNDQHLTVQDVNQIYGIVSLENKIDFIKTILSKDMKKALSTLDDMKMNGIDIKRLTLDLVDILKDIVIYRNTQDESILFVLSKYYLDLIVPYMGCEEALNFIDILMDASEKYAKVINPSVYFELAILKMCNQVQDERVVHVETVKVPQQPVVQVNECQPEMDDEYDEIIDDSVGEDMIEEVIEEQPVIQEVVEDIPTFEFEQKQEIEPQVDNDIRVDEADIMNILVQAKRTILESIQERWPIIKRYLANLNMAKSAGMLCDGTAVAACEGGLIISFEYQPSVNAVNYYKNYKQLSQFLQEVLGNEYRFIAIQQDEWIKMRSHFIELKRKGQLPEPHELTLKHIDSHDLDHVDMTEAQAFAIELFGEDIVEFKED, translated from the coding sequence GTGGCATATAAAACATTATATCGTGTTTACCGTCCGCAAAGATTTGAAGATGTTGCCGGACAGGAACATATTATTACAACATTAAAACATGCTGTGTATGAAAATAAGATTGCTCATGCTTATTTGTTTTGTGGACCTAGAGGAACTGGGAAAACAACGATTGCCAAGTTATTAGCCAAAGCTGTAAACTGTACGGGTAGTCCTAAGCCATGTGATCAGTGTGAAAATTGTCAACAGATTACACTTGGGACACATCCTGATGTCATTGAAATTGATGCAGCAAGTAATAATGGTGTTGATGAAGTACGTAATTTAATTGAAAAAGTTAAGTATGCACCAACACAGGGGAAATATAAAGTTTATATTATTGATGAATTTCATATGATGTCACCAGGTGCTTCTAATGCTTTATTGAAAACATTAGAAGAGCCACCAACTCATGTCATCTTTATTTTTGCGACAACGGAACCTCATAAAATCTTACCAACGATTATTTCAAGATGCCAAAGATTTGATTTTACGAAATTAAGTGTTCATGATATTGTTTCAAGAATGGAAGATATTATTAAGGAAGAACATTATCAATGTGATCGTGAAGCATTAGAATTGATTGCAAAATTGGCTGATGGAGGTATGCGTGATGCTTTATCTATCTTAGAACAATGTTTAGCTTTTAATGATCAACATTTAACTGTTCAAGATGTCAATCAGATTTATGGTATTGTATCTTTAGAAAATAAGATTGATTTTATTAAAACTATTCTTTCTAAAGATATGAAAAAGGCTTTATCTACATTAGATGATATGAAGATGAATGGGATTGATATTAAAAGATTAACGCTAGATCTTGTTGATATTTTAAAAGATATTGTAATTTACCGTAATACACAAGATGAATCTATCTTATTTGTTTTATCTAAGTATTATCTTGATTTGATTGTTCCTTATATGGGATGCGAAGAAGCTTTGAACTTTATTGATATACTTATGGATGCGAGTGAAAAATATGCGAAAGTTATTAATCCATCTGTATATTTTGAACTTGCTATCTTAAAAATGTGTAATCAGGTTCAAGATGAGAGAGTTGTTCATGTTGAAACAGTCAAAGTCCCACAACAACCAGTTGTACAAGTGAATGAATGCCAACCAGAGATGGATGATGAATATGATGAGATTATTGATGATTCAGTTGGCGAAGATATGATAGAAGAGGTTATTGAAGAACAACCAGTTATTCAAGAGGTTGTTGAAGATATTCCAACCTTTGAATTTGAACAAAAACAAGAGATTGAACCACAGGTTGATAATGACATTCGTGTCGATGAAGCTGATATTATGAATATTCTTGTTCAAGCGAAAAGAACGATATTGGAAAGTATACAGGAAAGATGGCCAATTATTAAAAGATATCTAGCCAATTTAAATATGGCAAAAAGTGCAGGTATGCTTTGTGATGGAACAGCTGTTGCTGCTTGTGAAGGAGGTTTAATTATTTCCTTTGAATATCAGCCATCAGTAAACGCTGTCAACTATTACAAGAATTATAAACAATTGAGTCAATTTTTACAGGAAGTTTTAGGCAATGAGTATCGTTTTATTGCTATTCAGCAAGATGAATGGATTAAAATGCGAAGTCATTTCATTGAGTTAAAACGAAAAGGCCAATTACCTGAACCTCATGAACTAACTTTAAAACATATTGATAGTCATGATTTAGACCATGTAGACATGACAGAAGCCCAAGCTTTTGCTATTGAGCTATTTGGTGAAGATATAGTGGAATTTAAGGAGGATTAA
- a CDS encoding YbaB/EbfC family nucleoid-associated protein: protein MNFGNLLQQAQQMQRKVNKAKKEFDGKEFEFKSQDDLIVGKMKGNLSISELHITSSLLQEDQENMEALLMATINQSIEKVSKEREDTLNKVTNGVDVSAFL, encoded by the coding sequence ATGAATTTTGGAAATTTATTACAACAAGCACAACAAATGCAACGTAAGGTTAATAAAGCAAAGAAAGAATTTGATGGAAAAGAATTTGAATTTAAAAGTCAAGATGATCTTATTGTTGGAAAGATGAAAGGTAATCTTTCTATTAGTGAATTACATATTACTAGTTCTTTACTTCAAGAAGATCAAGAAAATATGGAAGCTTTATTAATGGCTACAATTAATCAGTCAATTGAAAAAGTTTCTAAAGAAAGGGAAGATACATTAAATAAAGTGACTAATGGTGTTGATGTATCTGCATTTCTATAA
- the recR gene encoding recombination mediator RecR, which produces MDYPHSFEELVDCFKMLPGIGTKGAERLVYHVLSMDLQQVERFSEALLNLKNRIHYCKKCGHICEGDICEICQDSSRDQTTICVVESPKDVFAMEKLKEYHGLYHVLHGTISIMDGKTIDDLNIQPLFERLNDNIKEVIIATNPTRDGETTALFLAKLLTKENIPASRIANGLPIGSNLDYADELTLLKSLEGRKKL; this is translated from the coding sequence ATGGACTATCCACATAGTTTTGAAGAACTTGTTGATTGTTTTAAAATGTTACCAGGCATTGGAACAAAAGGGGCAGAACGACTTGTGTATCATGTTTTGTCAATGGACTTACAACAGGTTGAAAGATTTTCTGAAGCTTTATTGAACTTAAAAAATCGTATTCATTATTGTAAAAAATGTGGACATATATGTGAAGGCGACATATGTGAAATTTGTCAAGATTCTTCTCGAGATCAGACAACAATCTGTGTTGTTGAATCGCCAAAAGATGTTTTTGCGATGGAAAAGCTAAAAGAATATCATGGTTTATATCATGTCTTACATGGTACGATTTCTATTATGGATGGTAAGACAATTGATGATTTAAATATTCAGCCATTATTTGAACGTTTAAATGACAATATTAAAGAAGTTATTATTGCAACAAACCCAACGCGTGATGGTGAAACAACTGCTTTATTTTTAGCGAAACTTTTAACTAAAGAAAATATACCAGCATCAAGAATTGCTAATGGGTTGCCAATTGGAAGTAATCTTGATTATGCTGATGAATTAACATTATTAAAATCACTGGAAGGTAGAAAGAAATTATGA
- a CDS encoding pro-sigmaK processing inhibitor BofA family protein → MKITRIFTRLLLATISIFIFNSFSGITQITLSLNIFNIVMISVFDIFGFILCVVLNIVL, encoded by the coding sequence TTGAAAATAACACGTATTTTTACAAGGTTGCTTCTAGCAACAATATCTATTTTTATTTTTAATAGTTTTAGTGGGATTACACAAATAACACTATCATTAAATATTTTTAATATTGTGATGATTTCTGTGTTTGATATATTTGGTTTTATATTATGTGTTGTTTTAAATATTGTTCTTTAA
- the tmk gene encoding dTMP kinase: MSGVFITFEGGEGSGKTTIAAMIKEALTQEGYQVVLTREPGGVEIAEKIRDIIHDVKHTNMDRKTEALLYAASRRQHLVEKVIPALEQGAIVICDRFVDSSMVYQGIGRGIGVDEVYQMNLFATENILPKRTIFFDILPEDGLKRVYTNKDREVNRLDLENIEFHQKVYQGYISLCDKFPERIVKIDASLDIEHVFVQVLSKIHEIL, translated from the coding sequence ATGTCAGGTGTTTTTATTACTTTTGAAGGTGGCGAAGGAAGTGGAAAAACAACTATTGCTGCTATGATTAAAGAAGCACTTACACAAGAAGGATATCAGGTTGTTTTAACAAGAGAACCTGGTGGTGTTGAAATTGCAGAAAAAATTCGTGATATTATTCATGATGTTAAACATACCAATATGGATCGAAAAACTGAAGCTTTATTATATGCTGCAAGTCGTCGTCAACATTTGGTTGAAAAAGTGATTCCAGCTTTAGAACAAGGAGCTATTGTTATTTGCGATCGTTTTGTCGATAGTTCAATGGTTTATCAAGGTATAGGTCGAGGCATAGGTGTTGATGAAGTCTATCAAATGAATTTATTTGCGACTGAAAATATTTTACCTAAACGTACAATTTTCTTTGATATATTACCAGAAGATGGATTAAAACGTGTTTATACGAATAAGGATCGAGAAGTTAATAGGTTAGATTTAGAAAATATAGAGTTTCATCAAAAAGTTTATCAGGGATATATAAGTTTATGTGATAAATTTCCTGAACGTATTGTGAAGATTGATGCATCTTTAGATATTGAACATGTTTTTGTTCAAGTCTTATCAAAGATTCATGAGATTCTATGA
- a CDS encoding PSP1 domain-containing protein has product MEERLALIRFNKSGKSYYFSTDIDLHKGDKVVVETIRGLELGELVSDLKDICEFNLDTELKKVKRKANRADLELYAYNETKAEKSLEICKDIVKEYDLDMHLVSCEYTLDASKVIFMYTSETRVDFRELLKELASVFKCRIELRQIGPRDKSKIVGGLGSCGLPLCCSSFLGEFDGVSINMAKNQMLAINIDKISGACGRLLCCLKYEDDTYTLEKQRFPKIGSKVKYDNKIVKVTGLNVISDLVKIEHDGNISFVSLDEVQILPQREHKHEPRSH; this is encoded by the coding sequence ATGGAAGAAAGATTAGCTCTTATACGTTTTAATAAAAGTGGTAAGTCTTATTATTTTTCTACCGATATAGATTTACATAAAGGTGACAAGGTTGTTGTAGAAACAATAAGAGGACTTGAATTGGGTGAACTTGTATCAGATTTAAAAGATATTTGCGAATTTAATCTTGATACAGAGTTGAAAAAAGTAAAAAGAAAAGCCAATCGTGCTGACTTGGAATTATATGCTTACAATGAGACAAAAGCTGAAAAGTCATTGGAAATTTGTAAAGATATTGTGAAAGAATATGATTTGGATATGCATTTGGTAAGTTGTGAATATACACTTGATGCTTCTAAAGTGATTTTTATGTATACATCAGAAACACGAGTGGATTTTAGAGAATTATTAAAAGAATTAGCAAGTGTATTTAAATGTCGTATTGAATTAAGACAGATTGGTCCACGTGATAAATCTAAGATTGTTGGTGGTCTAGGATCATGTGGATTACCATTATGTTGTTCATCTTTTTTAGGCGAATTTGATGGTGTATCAATTAATATGGCAAAGAATCAGATGTTGGCAATTAATATAGATAAAATTTCAGGTGCTTGTGGTCGTTTATTATGTTGTTTAAAATATGAAGATGATACATATACATTAGAAAAACAAAGATTTCCTAAGATTGGTTCTAAAGTGAAGTATGACAATAAGATTGTAAAAGTGACTGGCTTAAATGTCATTAGTGATTTAGTGAAAATTGAACATGATGGTAATATCTCATTTGTTTCCTTAGATGAAGTCCAAATATTACCACAAAGAGAGCATAAACATGAACCAAGAAGTCACTAA
- the rsmI gene encoding 16S rRNA (cytidine(1402)-2'-O)-methyltransferase: MNRQKSFENQKPTLYVVATPIGNLNEMTYRAVQTLQDVDYIAAEDTRNTIKLLNHFEISTKLISHHEHNLSIAIPKIISDLKDGMDIALVSDAGYPAISDPGYELVKEVIKEGFNVVPISGANACLDALVVSGIAPQPFMFYGFLDRNDKTKKKELEKLKKYQETIVFYEAPHRIKKTLKLMLEIMGNRSIALCRELTKKHEEINRGTIEEMLSVIDDMKGEMVIVVEGSHEEMTDDVVVFDQSINEHVEEYIEKGMSTKDAIKEVAKVRGLSKNIVYNEYHKK, from the coding sequence ATGAATAGACAGAAAAGTTTTGAAAACCAAAAGCCTACATTATATGTTGTGGCTACACCGATAGGAAATCTAAATGAGATGACTTATCGTGCTGTACAGACTCTTCAAGATGTTGATTATATTGCAGCTGAGGATACGCGTAATACAATTAAATTATTAAACCATTTTGAAATTTCAACAAAACTGATTTCACATCATGAACATAATTTAAGTATTGCGATACCAAAGATTATTAGTGATTTAAAAGATGGAATGGATATTGCATTAGTGAGTGATGCTGGTTATCCAGCTATTAGTGATCCAGGGTATGAATTAGTAAAAGAAGTTATCAAGGAAGGCTTTAACGTTGTACCAATATCTGGTGCAAATGCCTGTTTAGATGCTTTGGTTGTTTCTGGAATTGCCCCTCAACCATTTATGTTTTATGGTTTTTTAGATAGAAATGATAAAACCAAAAAGAAAGAACTGGAAAAGTTAAAAAAATATCAAGAAACGATTGTTTTCTACGAAGCACCACATCGTATCAAAAAGACATTAAAACTTATGCTAGAAATTATGGGAAATCGCTCGATTGCTTTATGTAGGGAACTTACCAAAAAGCATGAAGAAATTAATCGAGGAACAATTGAAGAAATGTTATCAGTGATAGATGATATGAAAGGTGAAATGGTTATTGTTGTTGAGGGAAGTCATGAAGAAATGACTGATGATGTTGTTGTCTTTGATCAAAGTATAAATGAACATGTAGAAGAATACATTGAAAAGGGTATGTCTACAAAAGATGCAATTAAAGAAGTTGCGAAAGTAAGAGGATTATCAAAAAATATTGTATATAATGAATATCATAAAAAATGA
- the pfkB gene encoding 1-phosphofructokinase — MIYTITFNPSIDYMVEVEQFQLGEVNRAKHEYILAGGKGINVSVVLKNLGIESRALGFIAGFTGQEIQERVQHKGIQTDFIDVQNGYSRINFKLKSVQESEVNGNGPFISEDHIHALLEKLKELKTGDILVLSGSIPKCVSNDIYARIMKELLNQGIEIVVDATGNLLMNVLEYKPFLIKPNNHELSEMFHVKLFDQKDIVHYAKKLQQMGAKNVLISMAGDGALFICENGKVYFSEAPKGEVKNSVGAGDSMVAGFIAGYEKTRDFVQAFKMGIATGSASAFSHNLAAKEEVDALLENIQEVEYEY; from the coding sequence ATGATTTATACAATAACATTTAATCCATCTATTGATTATATGGTTGAAGTTGAACAGTTTCAGTTAGGAGAAGTCAATCGTGCCAAACATGAATATATTCTAGCTGGTGGTAAAGGTATTAATGTATCAGTCGTTCTAAAGAATTTAGGAATAGAAAGTCGTGCATTAGGATTTATTGCTGGATTTACAGGTCAGGAAATTCAAGAGCGAGTACAGCACAAAGGTATACAGACAGATTTTATTGATGTTCAAAATGGTTATTCACGAATTAATTTTAAATTGAAAAGTGTTCAGGAAAGTGAAGTTAATGGAAATGGTCCATTTATTAGTGAGGATCATATTCATGCATTATTAGAAAAATTAAAGGAATTAAAAACAGGGGATATTTTAGTTTTATCTGGTAGTATTCCAAAATGTGTATCGAATGATATTTATGCGAGAATTATGAAAGAATTACTGAATCAAGGGATAGAGATTGTTGTTGATGCAACAGGTAATTTATTAATGAATGTATTAGAATATAAACCGTTTCTTATCAAACCAAACAATCATGAATTATCTGAAATGTTTCACGTGAAACTTTTTGATCAAAAAGATATTGTTCATTATGCAAAAAAGCTTCAACAAATGGGTGCAAAGAATGTATTAATATCAATGGCAGGTGATGGTGCTTTGTTTATCTGTGAAAATGGAAAAGTATATTTTAGCGAAGCACCAAAAGGTGAAGTGAAAAATTCAGTTGGAGCAGGGGATTCAATGGTCGCTGGTTTTATTGCAGGATATGAAAAAACAAGAGACTTTGTTCAGGCGTTTAAGATGGGTATTGCTACAGGGAGTGCAAGCGCATTTTCACACAATTTAGCAGCCAAAGAAGAAGTTGATGCATTGTTAGAAAATATTCAAGAGGTTGAATATGAATATTAA
- a CDS encoding PTS fructose transporter subunit IIABC codes for MNIKDLLNEESIILDSHSHSKDEAIKEMVEKHYQCGHIQDQEVFYQAVLEREKSFTTGIGNFIAIPHAQSPTVLYPSLVAMISQEGIEFNTLDQKPVHLLFMIAVPQENQSQHLDILAQLCQILMEKDVVEKLIYSSSQKEFLDILFAQFQENETSDVQEEQYDIVAVTACPTGIAHTYMAEKALIEKAKELNVSIKVETNGASGIQNQLTNEDIEKARCVIVAADKKVAMERFHNKPLIQVSVSKAIYDTEELIQKALQSDIKKYQAVESISKSNEKGIRRIYQHLMSGISQIIPILMISGIFMSLLPYIQKHNIEHIYLPLLYYIATIAQSLAVPIMSAFIGDSIAGKPAFIISLISTTIAVGVQGNVIEGILIGFIVGYLVLGLNYLFRFIPKDLQSLSPNLLLPLIGIYIMGVIIYTTAPYYAQYTGLFLQEFDSIRLIVVGAILGMMMSVDLGGPINKTAYTIGIIGIFIGRYDMMSAVMIAGMLPPLIIWLIMLITHIFTPEQRKQKWSCLFQGLCFVSEVAIPYMQEYKHTVHYPCIIASGIAGALTMYFGCGQMFPHGGIWTVFLINEPLYFLLSLIISLVVGAVLVIVMNKIIS; via the coding sequence ATGAATATTAAAGATTTACTAAATGAAGAAAGTATTATTCTTGATTCTCACTCACATAGTAAAGATGAGGCTATCAAAGAAATGGTAGAAAAACATTATCAATGTGGGCATATACAAGATCAGGAAGTTTTCTATCAGGCAGTTTTAGAAAGAGAAAAATCTTTCACTACCGGAATAGGAAATTTTATTGCAATACCTCATGCACAATCTCCAACTGTTTTATATCCATCATTAGTTGCAATGATAAGCCAAGAAGGAATTGAATTTAATACACTAGATCAAAAACCTGTGCATCTTTTGTTTATGATCGCTGTACCTCAAGAAAATCAATCTCAACATTTAGATATTCTAGCTCAACTTTGCCAAATTCTTATGGAAAAGGATGTTGTAGAAAAATTGATTTATTCATCAAGTCAAAAAGAATTTCTTGATATATTATTTGCACAGTTTCAAGAGAATGAAACATCAGATGTTCAAGAAGAGCAATATGATATTGTAGCAGTGACAGCTTGTCCAACAGGAATTGCTCATACATATATGGCTGAAAAAGCATTAATTGAAAAAGCTAAAGAATTAAATGTTTCTATAAAGGTAGAAACCAATGGAGCAAGTGGTATTCAAAATCAATTGACAAATGAAGATATTGAAAAAGCCCGTTGTGTTATTGTTGCTGCTGATAAGAAAGTTGCAATGGAAAGATTCCATAATAAGCCACTTATTCAAGTTTCAGTTTCAAAAGCGATTTATGATACAGAAGAGTTGATTCAAAAGGCTTTACAATCTGATATAAAAAAATACCAAGCAGTAGAAAGCATATCAAAAAGCAATGAAAAAGGAATCAGAAGAATATATCAACATTTAATGAGCGGTATATCACAAATTATACCAATTCTCATGATTTCAGGAATATTTATGAGTTTATTACCTTATATTCAAAAGCATAATATTGAACATATCTATTTACCATTACTCTATTATATAGCAACAATAGCACAGAGTCTTGCTGTTCCAATTATGAGTGCATTTATTGGTGATAGTATTGCTGGAAAACCAGCGTTTATAATATCACTCATTTCAACAACAATTGCTGTTGGGGTGCAAGGAAATGTCATTGAAGGGATTTTGATAGGATTTATTGTTGGGTATCTTGTTTTAGGTTTAAATTATCTCTTTAGATTTATACCAAAAGATTTACAAAGTTTATCACCTAATCTTTTATTACCATTAATAGGAATATATATTATGGGAGTTATTATTTATACAACTGCACCATATTATGCCCAATATACAGGATTGTTTTTACAAGAATTTGATAGTATAAGATTGATAGTTGTTGGTGCAATTTTGGGAATGATGATGTCAGTTGATTTAGGTGGCCCTATTAATAAAACAGCTTATACAATAGGAATCATTGGTATCTTTATTGGAAGATATGATATGATGTCAGCAGTCATGATTGCAGGAATGTTACCACCTTTAATTATTTGGCTTATTATGTTAATCACGCATATCTTTACACCAGAACAAAGAAAACAAAAATGGTCATGCTTATTTCAAGGGTTATGTTTTGTTAGTGAAGTTGCAATACCTTATATGCAAGAATACAAACATACAGTTCATTATCCATGTATTATCGCATCAGGAATTGCAGGAGCATTAACAATGTATTTTGGATGTGGACAAATGTTTCCACATGGAGGTATATGGACAGTTTTTCTTATTAATGAACCATTATATTTTCTTTTGAGTTTGATCATAAGTTTAGTTGTTGGAGCTGTACTTGTTATTGTGATGAATAAAATAATTTCATAG